The Pecten maximus unplaced genomic scaffold, xPecMax1.1, whole genome shotgun sequence genome contains a region encoding:
- the LOC117320843 gene encoding piggyBac transposable element-derived protein 4-like, with protein MRLMNPYLGKGHKLYVDNYYTLPVLFHDLRQKQTGACGTMRANRKGVPVEVKEVKLKKGENVAVNNGTLQVLKWKDKRNVLMCSPIHDARFVNIPGKVDRNTGAPIKKPNCILDYNKMMGAVDRCDQMISYPAFKHRTLKWWKKVFFHLLMLAVLNAYLLYKEHCRVGRKKSVLHRIFRREVVKQLLRETNIQPQAVRGVDLSQTKNISGPINDGVNKTLVDNQT; from the exons ATGAGGCTGATGAACCCCTACCTTGGTAAAGGACATAAACTATATGTAGATAACTACTATACCTTGCCAGTCCTTTTTCATGATCTTCGGCAGAAACAGACTGGGGCATGTGGAACTATGCGTGCAAACCGCAAAGGTGTCCCAGTTGAGGTGAAAGAGGTAAAGCTGAAGAAAGGGGAAAATGTTGCAGTCAACAATGGAACTCTGCAAGTCCTAAAATGGAAGGACAAGAGAAATGTGCTCATGTGTTCGCCCATTCATGATGCCAGATTTGTCAATATTCCCGGAAAAGTTGACCGAAACACAGGGGCCCCAATCAAGAAGCCAAACTGCATTCTGGATTATAACAAGATGATGGGAGCAGTGGATCGATGCGACCAAATGATAAGCTACCCAGCTTTCAAGCACCGTACCCTGAAGTGGTGGAAGAAGGTATTTTTTCACCTTCTGATGTTAGCCGTTCTGAACGCATACCTGCTCTACAAGGAGCACTGCAGGGTAGGAAGGAAAAAGTCTGTCCTGCATCGGATATTCAGGCGAGAGGTAGTGAAACAACTACTGAGGGAGACAAACATTCAACCACAAGCTGTTCGTGGAGTG GATCTATCACAAACCAAGAATATAAGCGGACCCATCAACGATGGAGTGAACAAAACACTTGTGGACAATCAGACA